The Cellulosimicrobium sp. ES-005 genome segment ATCGTCGACCGCGTCCCGACCGCGCACGTGCTCCAGGTCCCGCGCGGGGGAGCGCTCGTGCTCTACAGCGACGGGCTGGTCGAGCGTCGCGGCGAGTCGATCCGGGACGGCCTCGACCGGCTCGCGGCGGTCTTCGCGGCGGGCCCGGACGCGGACGTGGACGGCATCGTCACGGCGGCGCGCGACCCGCGCTCCGCGGACGACGCGACGCTGCTCCTCGTGCGCCGCGACGCCTGAGCGCGTCGCGGCGGGTCGACGGGCAGCCGACAGCGGTCAGCCGACGGGGAGGAGCGCGCTGCGCACCGAGGCGCCGCCGCGGAAGACCGGGACGTCGAACCGCGCCCACACGTGCTTCTCGCCGGTACCGGCCCGGAACCAGCCGACGGCCGTCGACGCCCGCTGCGCGAGCACGAGGCCGAACCCGCCCGCGCCCGGTGAGCGCCGCCCGGCCACGACCGGCGCGGCCGGCGAGTGGTCCACGACGTCCACGACGAGCTCGCGCCCGTCGCTGAGCAGACGGACGCGCGTGGGCGGCAGGCCGTGCCGCAGGGCGTTGGTGGCGAGCTCGCTCGCCACGAGGACGACGCGCTCCGGCGTCGCCTCGAGCGCGCGGTCCGGCGGGAGCGGCCCGCCGGTGAGGAGGCGGTGCAGGCCCTCGCGCAGCGTCGCGAGGTCGCCCAGTCCGCGCAGCGGCCAGGAGCCGATCTCGACGAAGCCGACGGGGACCGCGGCGTGCTCGACGCTCACGCGCCGTCCTCGCCGGTGGTGTCGTCCGCGATCTCGAACAGGTCGACGACCCCGCTGAGCTCCAGCAGGTCGCGGACGCGGCGCGGGACGCGCTCCAGCACGGGCGACCCCGACCCGGCGGTGGCGGCGTGGTAGAGCAGGCGCAGGCCGCCCGAGTCCATGAAGGTCACGTCACCGAGGTCGACGTGGATGCGATCGTCCGCCGACTGCGCGAGCCGCAGCAGCTCGTCCTCGCGGCGGGCCTGGACCGCGGCGTCGATCTCGCCTCGCATGGTCCAGCGCGTGCCGCCGCTCGTGGTCAGGACGTCGCCGCTCGTCGTCGGGGTCACCGTGGTGCGCTCCTCCTCGTCCCGGCACGGTGCCGGGCACCCGGGACACGGTACGCGGACCTGCCGACGCTCGCTCTGCGATCCGGCGCGTGGCGCCGACCTTTCCGGATCCGGTCCGTGCGTCGTCGCACGTCCCGGCCCGCGGGACGGCGACGGGCCCGGTCGACGTCGCGGGGGACGTCGACCGGGCCCGCACGGTGGGCCGGACCTCTCAGCAGGTGCGCGCGTCGAACGCGACCTCGAGCGGTGCGTACCCGTCGACCGTCACGACGGCCGTCCCGGCGGGGACGGACGCGGCGCGCGACGCGAACGACTGGTACGCGTTCGTGCCCGGGGCGACTCCCGCGAACGTCCGCGTGCCGTACGGCGTCGCGAGCGTCACGTCGAGCGGCGCGTCGCCGTCGTTCGTGGCGCGGACCGCGACGTAGACCTTCCCGGCCAGGCACCGCGTCTCGGCGACGGCGGAGACCGGGGCGCTGCCCGCGTCGGCGGTCCAGCGCAGGGCGTACGCCTGCTCCGTGCCGTCCTCGGCGGTGACGCGCACGGTCGTCGTGCCGGGGACGGCGTCGGCGGCCTCGACCGCGACCGTCGCCCAGGGGTCGTGCGCGACCGCCGCGACGGCCGGCACCCCGCCCGCGACGGGCACGTCGTACGCCGTCACCGCGGGGTCGAACCCGGCGAGGGGCTCGCCGGCCACCGTGATGCCCGACGCCGCGGCGTCGGTCCCCGTGCCGGGCACCTTGGCGAGGACCTCGATCTCGGAGACGACCAGGTGCGTGTTCGCCCGCGCCGTGAGGACGACGCGCACGGACGACGTCCGCACGTCCGCGGGGATCTCGACCGCGGGCGCGGGGCCGTCGGGCGAGGCGTCCACGGTGACGGGCGCGCCGACGTCGGTCCACGTGCCGCCCACGAGGGCCTGGAGCCGGACGGACTGCGCCCAGCTCGCGCTGGACCCGTCCTTCCAGAACCGCGTCACGACGCCCGTGACGTCCCGGTCGGCGGGGAGCGTGACCGTGAGCGTGTCGGACGTCCGCTTGGTGCCCGACACCCAGTTCGACCACGCCTTGTCGGTGAGGTTGCCGTTCACGACGCCGCCGACGGCGTAGCCCGGCTCGGTGAACGTCGCGCTCGCGGTCGTGCCCGCGGCGAGCGCGACGTTGGCGGACGCCGCCTCGGTCACCTGGACGCGGACGGTGGCCGGGAGCGTGGCGCCCGCCCCGGCGTCGGCCGTGCCGGAGAGCTCGACGACCCCGACGGCGTCGTACGCGTCCGCGGGGGCGTCGTCCCAGACCACGGGGCGCGGCACCTCGGCCCCGCCCGCCGCCACCGCGGTGACGGTCGCCGGGAGCGTCGGCGTGCCGCCCGCGTACGCCTTGGCGCGCGCGGGGAGCGTGGAGGTGAGCTCGTCGACGACGACGGTCGCCGTCGCGGCGACCTCGCCGCCGGTCGGCGTGGCCACGGTGCCCGTCACCTCGACGGTGCCGGGCTCGGCCCACGCGTCGTCGTCCGGCACGTCCCACGTCACGGGGAGCGCGCCGCGCGCCCCGTCGCGGTAGACGGGCGTGACGGTCGCGGGGAGCTCGGGCGCGGTGCCCGGCGTCGTGAACGCCTCGACCGGCTCGGTGCCCAGGACCGTCTCGTCGACGACCCGCCAGCGCTGGTTCACGCCGGAGTTCGCGAGGTACGTGCCCACGGGGGAACCGTCAGCCGTGGCCTGGCCGCCGACCTCGAGGAGGGTCTTCGAGGACGCGTTGACGAGCGTGAAGGTGCCGTCGCCGGTCGTCGAGAGGATCCACTGCGCGGCGAGCGGGGTGTCCGCGACGTCGGCGGGCGCGTCCTGGAGGACAGCGGACGTGTCGGCCGTGACGGCGAGCTGGCGGCCCGTGGCCGCGTTCGTCACGGCGTAGCGCGTGCGGTGCGTGCCGGAGCCCTCGGGGGCGCCGAGCGCCGTGAGCTCCCACGCCTGCTCCGCGACCGGCGCGTCGGTGCGGATCACGACGCCCGTGCCCGACGCCGACGGCGCGAGCGAGCGGTCCGCCTGCACGCCGTCGAGACGGTAGGCGTGACCGTCCTGGACGAGCGCGGCGTCGTCCGCGACGCCGGAGACGCCGTCGACGACGAACGTCGTCACGGACTCGGCCGGCACGACGAGCGTCGCGCTCGGACCGTCCGCACCCGTCTCGACGGCCACCGGCTCGCCCTCGACGAGGTAGCCGGCCGTGCTCGTGACCACGGGGGTGACGGTCGCATCGGACCCGACCGCACCGAACTTCGACAGGTCGAGCGTCACGGCGCGCTCGGCCTTCGTGGCGTTCACGTGCACGACCGTCGCGGACGTGCCGTCGGCCGACACCGCGGCCGTGCTGCTCGCGTCGTCCGAGCGGATCAGCGAGTCGCCCGGCTCGATGTAGTGCGTGAAGTTCTGGGTCGCCCAGTACTTCGTGTTCGTGTAGATCGGGCACGTCTCGAGCGTGTCCTCGGCCGTGCAGTCGAACGGGATCTGGATCTCGCCCCAGTTCATGCCGTTCGCGCTCTCGCCGCCCGGCGCCATGTTGGCGTAGTCCTCGACCGGCTGCCAGAACACCCACGCGCTCGGCTCGAGCTCGCGCAGGTCGTCGACGATGTGCTGCGCGCTGCCGAGGCCGGACTCCATGGTCTCGAAGTCCTGGCCCGTCGAGCTCCAGTTCCCGCCGACCTCGCTCATCCACAGCGGCTTGTCCTCGCCCTTGGCGATGTCACGGACCGTCGTGCGCTGGCCCGTGCCGTAGGTGTGGACGTTGAGCTGCGACACCTGGTCGCGGACCGCCTGCGGGTACGCGTTCCAGTTGGTCGCGAACGTGCCGGGGTTCGTCTCGTCCATCGCCGAGATGACGGCGTCGGTCGAGGAGCCCTCGAGCGCCGCGGCGAGCGCCGGGACGACCTTCGCCTGGAGCGCGGGGCTCATGTGGGCGCCCTCCTGGCGGCCCCCGGTCGGGTTGCCGTCGCTGCCGAGCTGGGTGCCCCAGTAGTTCGTGTTGGGCTCGTTGAACGGGTCGATCGTGTCGACCTCGATGCCGTGCGCGTCCTCGAGGCGCTCGGTCACGCCGACCAGGTACGCCGCGAAGTCGTCGATGCTCTCCGTCTTGAGCTGGTCCGCGGTCGAGCTGAACCCGCCCGAGACGTACCCGCTCACGGTCATGAACCACGGCGGGGAGTTGCTGAACGTCTCCCAGTGCGTGACGTCGTCCTTGATGCGGTCGACCCACCAGCGCTGCGTCGCGTCGGCGTCCTCGTCCCAGTGGTCCGGGTTCTCGGGGTCCCACCAGTCCACGTCGGTGCGCGTCGTGCCCTCGGGCGCCTTCCACCAGCCGTCGACGGCGCCGCCCGCGCGCAGGTAGTCCGGTACGTCGGGAGCGTTCCCGCCGCCGACGTTGTAGCGCGCGATGTTGAGGTTGAGGCCCTCGTCGCCGAACACCATGTCCGCGAGCTTCTCGCGGATCTCGTCCGGGTAGCCGCCCGTGGCGTTGGCGAACCACACGAGGCTCGTGCCCCAGCCCTCGAACGGCGCGCCCGCGTACGACGGGTCGGGCGTGACGGTGACGCCCGCGACGTCGGCCGCGGCCGCCGTCGTACCCGTCGCGGCGACCGCGCCCAGGGGCGAGGCCTGCGCGGGCAGGGCCGCGAGCGCGCAGCCCGCGACGAGCGCCCCGGCGCCGAGGCCCGCGACGACGCGGGCCCCCGTCCGGCGGGCGGCCGGGCCGCCCGGGCGGGTGCGGCGAGGACCGGGTGGTCCACCCCGCGTGGTCGTGTCGGTCTCGGTCGGGCTCATCCCTGAGCCACCTCCTTCGCGTCGCTGCGAACCGGTTGCTGCACCGGGTGCGGGTCGGTCCCGCGGGGTCTGTTCGGCCGAGGTAGAGGCGTGGTCATGACCACGCCTCTACCTCGCGCTACCGGGGCTCTACCTCGGCGGGGTCGGCTCGGCCGAGCGGCGGACGACGGCGACGCCGCGCGGCTCGAGCAGGATCGCTCCGGTCTCCGGGGAGCCAGTGCCCGACGGCGCGAGGCGGCGGCCTGCGAGGACGTCGCCCGCGACGTCGGGCACCTCGACCGGGCGCGCCGTGCGGTTGACGAGGAACCAGAAGTCGTCGGAGCCGTCCGTCCGCACCGCGAGCTCGACGTCGCCGCGGACGGCGGCGGGCAGCTCGCTGCGCACGCCCGCGTCGTCGAGCAGGCGCGCGAGCACGGGGACGAGGCCGAGGCGCCCGAACCGCGTGGAGACGTACGCGGCGGAGCCCGCGCCGTCCCCGGACCGGACCGTCCGCCGCGTCACCGCGGCGCGGCCCGCCTGCTCACCGGTCTTGTACCAGCCCAGCACCTCGACGTCGGGGTCGACGACGTCCACCGGCTCGGTCCACAGGGTGCCCTCGAGCTGCTCGCCCGCGAGCTCGACCGTCGCGCTCTCGCCGTCCAGCAGCGGGGCGAACTCCTCGACGCGGACGCCGAGCAGGTCGCGCAGCGCGCCGGGGTAGCCGCCGAGCCACGCGTGGTCGTCCTGGTCGACGACGCCCGAGAAGTACGTGGTGACGAGGTGGCCCCCGCCCTCGACGAACGCCGTGAGGCGGTCCCGGAGGTCGACGGGGACCACGTGCAGCACGGGCGCCACGACGACGTCGTACGTCGCGAGGTCCGTCGCCGTGGGCACCACGTCCGCCCGCACGCCGAGCGCGAGGAACGCCGAGTACCAGTCGAGCGCCTCCTGCCGGTAGCGCAGCCGGTCCGTGGGGTGGGAGTCGAGCTCGCTCGCCCACCACGAGTCCCAGTCGAAGACGATCGCGGCCCGCGCGGGCTTCTGCTCGCTGCCCGCGACGGGGGCGAGGTCGCGCAGGGTCGCACCGAGCGCGACGACGTCGCGGAACAGGCGTGAGCGCTCGCCGGCGTGCGGGAGCATGCCCGAGTGGTACTTCTCGGCGCCCGCCGCGGACTGGCGCCACTGGAAGTAGCAGACCGCGTCGGCGCCGTGCGCGACGTGGGTGAGCGAGTCCCGCGCGAGCTCGCCCGGCTTCTTCGCGACGTTGACGGGCTGCCAGTTCACTGCGCTCGTCGAGTGCTCCATGAGGAACCACGGGCGGTGCCGGGCGATGCCGCCCGTGAGGTTCGCGGAGAACGAGAGCTCGTCGAGGGCCTGCGGCCCGGGGAGCACGTAGTGGTCGTTGGAGACGAAGTCCAGCTCGTCCGCCCAGGCGGCGTAGTCCATGCCCTTCGTCTCGCCCATGACCATGAAGTTCGTCGTCACGGGGACGTCGGGCGTGACGCGGCGCAGGATCGCGGCCTCCGCGCGCAGGTACTCCCGCAGCGCGTCCGACGAGAACCGCTTGAAGTCGAGCTGCTGCGTCGGGTTCGGGTGCGACGCGGCCAGGCGGGGCGGCAGGATCTGCTCCCACGCGCTGTAGCGCTGGGACCAGAACGCCGTGCCCCACGCGTCGTTGAGCGCGTCGAGGGTCGTGTAGCGCTCGCGCAGCCACGTGCGGAACGCGGCGGCGGCGTCGTCGGAGAAGTCGTCGACGTTGTGGCAGCCCAGCTCGTTGGAGACGTGCCACGCGACGAGCGCCGGGTGGTCCCCGTACCGCTCGGCCATGCGCTCCACGAGGCGCAGCGCGTGCTCGCGGAAGACCGGCGACGTCGGGCGCCACTGCTGCCGGGCGCCCGGCCACAGGGTCTCGCCCGTGCGGGTCTGGGGCAGGATCTCCGGGTGCTTCGTCGTGAGCCACGGCGGCGGCGAGGCCGTCGCCGTCGCGAGGTCGACCGTGATGCCGTTCGCGTGGAGCAGGTCCATGACCTCGTCGAGCCACGCGAAGTCCCACGTGTGCTCCGTCGGCTGGATCCGCGCCCACGAGAAGATCGCGAGCGAGACCACCGTGACGCCCGCCTCGCGCATGAGGCGCACGTCCTCCGCCCAGACCTCGCGCGGCCACTGGTCCGGGTTGTAGTCCGCGCCGTAGGACAGGCCCGACGGCGCGTACGCGTCGGACGCTCCGACGGCCGCGCCCGGGGGCGTGTGCGGCCCGGGACGGCGCAGCCAGCGGAACGGGGTGGGGGTGGACATGCAGGCTCCTCAGGTGCTCGCAGAGCGGTCGGTGGCGGGTGGGGCCACCGGCGGGTGGCCGCGTGGTCGTACCGGGGGCACGACCACGCGGCCGTTCGGGGCAGGGCCGCCGGGCGCCCCGGCAGGCGCCCGGCGGGGATCAGGTCACTCGTTGACGGTGAAGCCCTGCTCGGTGCCGTACTTCGCCGACGCGTCCTGCCAGGCCTTCAGGCCGTCGGCGAGGGTCGTGCCCGAGACGTACGCCTGGCCCACGGTGTCGTTGAAGATCGAGTTCGCGTAGACCTGGAACGGCAGGTACGACCAGCCCTCGACGACGTCGGCAGCGGACTGCGCGAGGACCTCGTTGATCTTCTGGCCGCCGAAGTACTCGGACTCGTAGCCCTGGAACTCGTCCGACTCCAGCTCGGCCGTCGTGGCCGGGAACGCGCCGCCGTCGACGCGCGCCTGCACGCCGTCGCCCGCGTTCGCGTACTCGAGGAAGCCGTAGGCGAGCGCCTGCTGCGAGCTCGCCGCGGTCACGGACAGCGCGGAGCCGCCGTTCTCGGAGCTGGCCGACGCGCCCTCCTCCCACTGCGGGAGCGGGGCCACGCGCCACTTGCCGGCGCCGTCGGGCACGCCGGACTCGAGGTTCGCGGGCATCCACGCGCCGATCGCGAGCGTCGCGATCGTGCCGTTGCCGAGGCCCTGGTACCACTCGTCGCTCCACGAGCTGACCGGCGCGAGCAGGTCCTCGTCGATGAGCGTCTGCCACGTCTCGGCGAACTGCGTGCTGCCCTCGTCCGCGAGGTCGATGGTCACGTCCGTGCCGTCGACCTGGAACGGCTGGCCGCCGGCCTGCCAGATGAGCGACGTCGTGAAGCCCGCGTCACCCGTGTCGTTGGTGATGTACACGTTCGGGTCGGCCGCGTGCAGGGCGCGCGCCGCCTCGACGAAGCCGTCCCACGTCGTCGGCACCTCGATGCCGTGCTGCGTGAAGACCTCCTCGTTGTAGAAGAGGGCCATGGGGCCGGAGTCCATGGGGAGGCCGAAGATGCCCTCGCCCTGCTGGACGGCGCTCCACGGCCCCGGCGTGAACGTGCCGTCGAGCTCGTCGGCGCCCAGCGCGGAGAGGTCGGCCAGCGCGTCGGAGAGCGCGAACTGGGGGAGCGCGTAGTACTCGACCTGCGCGACGTCGGGCACGCCCTTGCCGGCCGCGATCGCGTTCTGGAGCGCGGTGTACTGGTCGTTGCCGGTGCCCGCGTTGACGAGCTCGACGTCGACGTTCGGGTACTTCGCCTCGAAGTCGGTG includes the following:
- a CDS encoding ATP-binding protein: MSVEHAAVPVGFVEIGSWPLRGLGDLATLREGLHRLLTGGPLPPDRALEATPERVVLVASELATNALRHGLPPTRVRLLSDGRELVVDVVDHSPAAPVVAGRRSPGAGGFGLVLAQRASTAVGWFRAGTGEKHVWARFDVPVFRGGASVRSALLPVG
- a CDS encoding STAS domain-containing protein gives rise to the protein MTPTTSGDVLTTSGGTRWTMRGEIDAAVQARREDELLRLAQSADDRIHVDLGDVTFMDSGGLRLLYHAATAGSGSPVLERVPRRVRDLLELSGVVDLFEIADDTTGEDGA
- a CDS encoding Ig-like domain-containing protein; translated protein: MSPTETDTTTRGGPPGPRRTRPGGPAARRTGARVVAGLGAGALVAGCALAALPAQASPLGAVAATGTTAAAADVAGVTVTPDPSYAGAPFEGWGTSLVWFANATGGYPDEIREKLADMVFGDEGLNLNIARYNVGGGNAPDVPDYLRAGGAVDGWWKAPEGTTRTDVDWWDPENPDHWDEDADATQRWWVDRIKDDVTHWETFSNSPPWFMTVSGYVSGGFSSTADQLKTESIDDFAAYLVGVTERLEDAHGIEVDTIDPFNEPNTNYWGTQLGSDGNPTGGRQEGAHMSPALQAKVVPALAAALEGSSTDAVISAMDETNPGTFATNWNAYPQAVRDQVSQLNVHTYGTGQRTTVRDIAKGEDKPLWMSEVGGNWSSTGQDFETMESGLGSAQHIVDDLRELEPSAWVFWQPVEDYANMAPGGESANGMNWGEIQIPFDCTAEDTLETCPIYTNTKYWATQNFTHYIEPGDSLIRSDDASSTAAVSADGTSATVVHVNATKAERAVTLDLSKFGAVGSDATVTPVVTSTAGYLVEGEPVAVETGADGPSATLVVPAESVTTFVVDGVSGVADDAALVQDGHAYRLDGVQADRSLAPSASGTGVVIRTDAPVAEQAWELTALGAPEGSGTHRTRYAVTNAATGRQLAVTADTSAVLQDAPADVADTPLAAQWILSTTGDGTFTLVNASSKTLLEVGGQATADGSPVGTYLANSGVNQRWRVVDETVLGTEPVEAFTTPGTAPELPATVTPVYRDGARGALPVTWDVPDDDAWAEPGTVEVTGTVATPTGGEVAATATVVVDELTSTLPARAKAYAGGTPTLPATVTAVAAGGAEVPRPVVWDDAPADAYDAVGVVELSGTADAGAGATLPATVRVQVTEAASANVALAAGTTASATFTEPGYAVGGVVNGNLTDKAWSNWVSGTKRTSDTLTVTLPADRDVTGVVTRFWKDGSSASWAQSVRLQALVGGTWTDVGAPVTVDASPDGPAPAVEIPADVRTSSVRVVLTARANTHLVVSEIEVLAKVPGTGTDAAASGITVAGEPLAGFDPAVTAYDVPVAGGVPAVAAVAHDPWATVAVEAADAVPGTTTVRVTAEDGTEQAYALRWTADAGSAPVSAVAETRCLAGKVYVAVRATNDGDAPLDVTLATPYGTRTFAGVAPGTNAYQSFASRAASVPAGTAVVTVDGYAPLEVAFDARTC
- a CDS encoding beta-galactosidase gives rise to the protein MSTPTPFRWLRRPGPHTPPGAAVGASDAYAPSGLSYGADYNPDQWPREVWAEDVRLMREAGVTVVSLAIFSWARIQPTEHTWDFAWLDEVMDLLHANGITVDLATATASPPPWLTTKHPEILPQTRTGETLWPGARQQWRPTSPVFREHALRLVERMAERYGDHPALVAWHVSNELGCHNVDDFSDDAAAAFRTWLRERYTTLDALNDAWGTAFWSQRYSAWEQILPPRLAASHPNPTQQLDFKRFSSDALREYLRAEAAILRRVTPDVPVTTNFMVMGETKGMDYAAWADELDFVSNDHYVLPGPQALDELSFSANLTGGIARHRPWFLMEHSTSAVNWQPVNVAKKPGELARDSLTHVAHGADAVCYFQWRQSAAGAEKYHSGMLPHAGERSRLFRDVVALGATLRDLAPVAGSEQKPARAAIVFDWDSWWASELDSHPTDRLRYRQEALDWYSAFLALGVRADVVPTATDLATYDVVVAPVLHVVPVDLRDRLTAFVEGGGHLVTTYFSGVVDQDDHAWLGGYPGALRDLLGVRVEEFAPLLDGESATVELAGEQLEGTLWTEPVDVVDPDVEVLGWYKTGEQAGRAAVTRRTVRSGDGAGSAAYVSTRFGRLGLVPVLARLLDDAGVRSELPAAVRGDVELAVRTDGSDDFWFLVNRTARPVEVPDVAGDVLAGRRLAPSGTGSPETGAILLEPRGVAVVRRSAEPTPPR
- a CDS encoding sugar ABC transporter substrate-binding protein, producing the protein MSVRTTRTLRAVAATGVVALALAACSSGGGNDSGGDAASADDVAAALEEGGSLTVWAWEPTLEQVVTDFEAKYPNVDVELVNAGTGNDQYTALQNAIAAGKGVPDVAQVEYYALPQFALSDALADLSALGADELDGTFTPGPWSAVQQGEGIFGLPMDSGPMALFYNEEVFTQHGIEVPTTWDGFVEAARALHAADPNVYITNDTGDAGFTTSLIWQAGGQPFQVDGTDVTIDLADEGSTQFAETWQTLIDEDLLAPVSSWSDEWYQGLGNGTIATLAIGAWMPANLESGVPDGAGKWRVAPLPQWEEGASASSENGGSALSVTAASSQQALAYGFLEYANAGDGVQARVDGGAFPATTAELESDEFQGYESEYFGGQKINEVLAQSAADVVEGWSYLPFQVYANSIFNDTVGQAYVSGTTLADGLKAWQDASAKYGTEQGFTVNE